The sequence ggCTGAGGCCGGCCCCGCCTTGTCCCCGCTCCCCAAAGCCGCCCGGGAGGAAAGGGAGCCGGTCGCCCCGCCGCCGAGCCCAGAGCCTGCTCCTGGGATAGCCACTTGCCGGCCAACTCCGCCCGGGGGCCCGGCCGCCTGGGCTGCGGGGGGCGCCTGCAGCGCGACGGGGCTGAGGAAGGCTTTCTTCGAGCGCTGCCTCAGCTCGCCCGCCCCCGCCGAGTCCTTGCCGCCCGCCGAGAGGCTCCTGCTGCCGCCCCGcacgcccctccccgccccgggcgGCCGGCTGGCCCAGGAGCCGCTCTGCCCGGCGCTGAAGCGGCCGCCCCGGGCCAAGGCGCCGGCCAAGAAGCCCAAGGCCCTGCGGAAGCTCAGCTTCGCCGACGAGGTGACCACGTCGCCCGTGCTGGGGCTGCGGATCAAGGCGGAAGGGCCGGAGGGCAGggccgggccccccgcgggcGGGCGCACGCCGCTGGGCGAGTTCATCTGCCAGCTGTGCAAGGAGCAGTACGCCGACCCGCTGGCGCTGGCCCAGCACCGCTGCTCGCGCATCGTGCGCGTCGAGTACCGCTGCCCCGAGTGCCACAAGATCTTCAGCTGCCCCGCCAACCTGGCCTCGCACCGCCGCTGGCACAAGCCCCGCCCCGCCGCCAGCGCCGACGGCCCGGGCGCCAAGAAGCCCCCGGGCGCCCCGTGCCCCTCTGAGGGGAAGGAGAACAGCAGCGAGCCGCGCCCCGCAGCCCCGGAGGGGCCGcgccagccgccgccgccgccgccgcccgagCAGGATCAGCACCCCAGCGCCGCGGACAGCTCCTGCTGCCGAGACCTGAAGCCCGCCGGCCAGAGCGCCCTGTGCGGGGCGGGCGGCGAGGGGCTGAGGGAGGcggccgctccgggcccgatccCCGGCGACAACGAGGTCTTCGTCTGCCCCTACTGCCACAAGAGGTTCCGCCGCCAGGCTTACCTGCGCAAGCACCTCAGCACCCACGAGGCGCCCCGGCCGGCGGCCTACAGCCCCCTGGAGCGGGGCCAGATCACCTTCCCCTGCCACCTGTGCGGGGCTCACTTCCCCTCGGCGGACACCAGGGACAAGCACCGGCTGTGGCACGCCGTGCgcgaggagctgctgctgcccctggggCAGCCCGAGAGCAGTGCCGCGGAAGGGGAGCAGCAGATCTTCTCCTGCAAGCACTGCCCTGCTACCTTCTTCAGCTCGCCGGGGCTCACCAGGCACATCAACAAGTGCCACCCCACGGAGAACAGGCAGGTCTTTCTGCTCCAGATGGCGGTCAGACCTGGCTGCTAATGAGTAAGAGGGCATGGGAAGGCACGGGCGCCGACAGGGGACTCTCGTTCATAGGCATTGAGCGGTCACCTTTCGGAGTCCCTTTAAACTGGTGTTTGAAATGTGTAGTGCtcccgggggaaggggtggatttgGTTGTAGTCTGCACTGTTAATGACTCTCCTATAGTTTAAATAGTTGATTTGATAGGATTCTTCAAAACCACCAGTAAACTAAACGAATCCTATCCAAGCTGTAATTCCTATGGAAAGTCGCAGTGTGTGCATACATGTCTACGAAGGAAAAatcaggaaggggcaggggagaggctgcTAAGTGGCAGCGAAGGAAAAGGCCCGTTGCCATCATGCCAAAAGTTTAATAAGTCAACCCTAAGTTGACTACGAATTATCCTTGCTGCCTTAATGGACTTAGACTGCAATGTGTGTTCTGTAAATCCAAGAAGTGAGAGAGAATTAGTGACAAGAGTCATATTTTCAGTAAAGTTGGGGCGTTGGTTCTAGGCACGCCCCCCCTCCCCTTACCACTGAAGGTTAGTAACAGTATTTTGAAGAGCTCTTATACAATGCTTGAAAAGGCGAAAACTATCCAAACATAAAAACCTCGGGCTGGCTGTGGGCTTTGGGGAGCGCTGGGGAAGAGGCTACTGCCAAAGTGAAAGTAAAtctcctgtcccctctcccccaggatAGAAGTAAATATCCTATTTAAAAAGAGTATTATTTTTCGTCAAAAAGGGAGACTGGCTTAGTTAAACTGTTTTAATAGAAGCCCCGGCTCCtcaattttaataatttattatgAAGTGTTTTCTTCGCTGTATCCTGTATTAAAAGTACATAAAGTTAAATGTTCATATTAAGTCAGTGTCAAGTCCTATATAACTAGCAATACTTATGGAGAATTAACCGTACTGTCTGCTGTTGGTTATTATTGGCTATTAAAATATGAAGTGTTAACTGCTTGTTAGCTATTTGCGCATTTTCTGATCACTCTATGTTGTATACTCTAGAAAATGTAGTGTAAGCGAAACGCTCCCCTCTAACAAGTGGAAAGCTTTTGCGATTTTAGTGGGTTGCTAGTTTAGCCACGACACTACACAGAAATGGGTACATTCCTTGCATTGTGTTTTATCCAGAACTAAGGCAAAGAGCACCAGTACAAAACCACCACATAGGATGCCTGTAAACGATCCATTTCAGCGCCCAGGATTCCAAGAGGCTACGATCCCGAATCCCCTCTTTCTCAATTAACTCACACTCCAGCTTTTGTGAACATTAGCTATGTTTAGAAGACACAATCCTTCTACCATGTTGCTAAAGAACAGATGTGATAAGCGCCCCTTCTATACTGACACGCAATATTAAGTTTCCAGTATTATGGCCATTGGgacccagggtattagagagacaaggtggatgaagtagtatcttttattagagcgacttctgttggtgagagacaagcttttgagccccaaagagctcttcttcaggtctgggaaaggtactccatgTCACAGTtaagctaaacaatctgtttca comes from Lepidochelys kempii isolate rLepKem1 chromosome 6, rLepKem1.hap2, whole genome shotgun sequence and encodes:
- the INSM2 gene encoding insulinoma-associated protein 2, whose amino-acid sequence is MPRGFLVKRSRRAGGSYRVRRQERDLQQPLQVPPAQKPPPPPAAEAGPALSPLPKAAREEREPVAPPPSPEPAPGIATCRPTPPGGPAAWAAGGACSATGLRKAFFERCLSSPAPAESLPPAERLLLPPRTPLPAPGGRLAQEPLCPALKRPPRAKAPAKKPKALRKLSFADEVTTSPVLGLRIKAEGPEGRAGPPAGGRTPLGEFICQLCKEQYADPLALAQHRCSRIVRVEYRCPECHKIFSCPANLASHRRWHKPRPAASADGPGAKKPPGAPCPSEGKENSSEPRPAAPEGPRQPPPPPPPEQDQHPSAADSSCCRDLKPAGQSALCGAGGEGLREAAAPGPIPGDNEVFVCPYCHKRFRRQAYLRKHLSTHEAPRPAAYSPLERGQITFPCHLCGAHFPSADTRDKHRLWHAVREELLLPLGQPESSAAEGEQQIFSCKHCPATFFSSPGLTRHINKCHPTENRQVFLLQMAVRPGC